A genomic region of uncultured Paludibaculum sp. contains the following coding sequences:
- a CDS encoding NUDIX hydrolase gives MKQESAESRRYPARPLLGVGAVIFKDDKVLLIERGKEPLKGWWTLPGGLVETGERLECAVRREVLEETGLHVHPEVAVAIFERIMPDVEGQTEFHYVIVDYLCECTGGTLAAASDVAAAKWVALDHLNTVKMAPGTPPVIEKGRLMLAGIKG, from the coding sequence GTGAAACAGGAATCGGCGGAGAGCCGGCGCTATCCGGCTCGCCCCCTGCTAGGCGTCGGCGCGGTCATCTTCAAGGATGACAAAGTTCTTTTGATTGAACGCGGGAAGGAGCCACTCAAGGGTTGGTGGACTCTGCCCGGCGGGCTGGTGGAAACCGGCGAACGCCTGGAATGCGCGGTCCGGCGCGAGGTGCTGGAAGAGACCGGCCTGCACGTCCACCCCGAGGTGGCCGTCGCCATCTTTGAGCGCATCATGCCCGACGTCGAAGGCCAGACCGAGTTTCACTACGTCATCGTCGATTATCTGTGCGAGTGCACAGGGGGGACCCTCGCCGCCGCCAGTGACGTGGCCGCCGCCAAATGGGTGGCTCTTGACCACTTGAATACGGTCAAAATGGCGCCGGGCACCCCGCCTGTCATCGAGAAAGGCCGCCTCATGTTGGCGGGCATCAAAGGATGA